One stretch of Pirellulales bacterium DNA includes these proteins:
- a CDS encoding 30S ribosomal protein S1, protein MVNRNLIRGLDVDSEELDRELEAAMAGGTGDQFEWGGGDLAVNSVVDGRILRVDDDFVLLDVGYKSEGQIPRNEWDENEEPPQVGQVIKVLVEEVEGSQELLEEPRGMIALSKRKARKIEDWMKVMETVHENDVVTGVVTRKIKGGLLVDVSGVNVFLPASQVDIRRPADIGDYVGRTIQCIVLKIDEARRNIVVSRRALIEQERTEKKKQLLDTLAVGQIRKGTVKNIAEFGAFVDLGGIDGLLHITDMSWGRIGHPSEMVHIDEEIEVQILHIDREREKIALGLKQKSASPWEEVGNKYPVGSVVKGTVVNVMSYGAFVKLEEGIEGLVHISEMSWTKRISHPNELVHIDDEINVVVLGINKEKQEISLGMKQTQENPWNKVADRYPPGTIVKGTVRNLTNYGAFIEIEEGIDGLLHVSDMSWTRKISHPSEVVEKGQQIECKVLSVDQQRRRIALGRKQLEEDPWAGSIPNKYQPGQLVTGTVTKLTNFGVFVGLEDGLEGLLHISELADHKVENPEEIVKVGDKIEVKILRVDTDERKIGLSRKRVEWAEEAEGSENGREPEHAAASAPSTPPVELKGGVGGKSGPLIGPAEPRE, encoded by the coding sequence CGGCGGCACCGGCGATCAATTCGAATGGGGCGGCGGCGATCTGGCCGTCAATTCCGTCGTCGATGGCCGTATCTTGCGCGTCGACGACGATTTCGTCCTCCTCGACGTCGGCTACAAAAGCGAAGGGCAAATCCCGCGCAACGAATGGGACGAAAATGAAGAGCCGCCCCAAGTCGGGCAGGTCATCAAAGTTCTGGTCGAAGAGGTCGAAGGCTCGCAAGAACTCTTGGAAGAGCCGCGCGGCATGATCGCGCTCAGCAAGCGCAAAGCCCGCAAGATCGAAGACTGGATGAAGGTCATGGAGACCGTCCACGAAAACGACGTCGTCACCGGCGTCGTGACACGCAAGATCAAGGGCGGCTTGCTGGTCGATGTCAGCGGCGTGAACGTGTTCCTGCCCGCCAGCCAGGTCGATATCCGCCGGCCCGCCGATATCGGCGACTACGTCGGCCGCACGATCCAGTGCATCGTGTTGAAAATCGACGAAGCGCGGCGGAATATCGTCGTCAGCCGCCGGGCCCTGATCGAACAGGAACGGACCGAAAAGAAGAAGCAACTCCTCGATACGCTCGCCGTCGGCCAGATCCGCAAGGGCACGGTCAAAAATATCGCCGAATTCGGCGCGTTTGTCGATCTCGGCGGCATCGACGGCCTGCTGCATATCACCGACATGAGTTGGGGCCGCATCGGCCATCCGTCGGAGATGGTTCATATCGACGAGGAAATCGAAGTCCAAATTCTGCACATCGATCGCGAGCGCGAAAAGATCGCCCTCGGCCTGAAGCAGAAGAGCGCCAGCCCGTGGGAAGAAGTCGGCAACAAGTATCCGGTCGGCTCGGTGGTGAAGGGCACGGTGGTCAACGTCATGAGCTACGGGGCCTTCGTGAAGCTCGAAGAGGGCATCGAAGGGCTCGTGCACATCAGCGAAATGTCGTGGACCAAGCGGATCAGCCATCCCAACGAATTGGTGCACATCGACGACGAAATCAATGTCGTCGTGCTCGGCATCAACAAGGAGAAGCAGGAGATTTCGCTGGGCATGAAGCAGACCCAGGAAAACCCCTGGAACAAGGTGGCCGACCGGTATCCGCCCGGCACAATCGTCAAAGGCACCGTGCGCAATCTCACCAACTACGGCGCCTTCATCGAGATCGAAGAAGGGATCGACGGGCTGCTGCACGTCAGCGATATGTCGTGGACGCGCAAGATCAGCCATCCCAGCGAAGTCGTGGAAAAAGGCCAGCAGATCGAATGCAAGGTGCTCTCGGTCGATCAGCAGCGGCGGCGGATCGCGCTGGGCCGCAAGCAGCTTGAAGAAGATCCCTGGGCCGGCTCGATTCCCAACAAGTATCAGCCCGGCCAGCTTGTCACCGGCACGGTCACGAAATTGACCAATTTCGGCGTGTTCGTCGGCCTGGAAGATGGCCTGGAGGGTTTGCTCCACATTTCGGAACTGGCCGACCATAAGGTCGAGAATCCGGAAGAAATCGTCAAAGTCGGCGACAAGATCGAAGTGAAGATTTTGCGCGTCGATACCGACGAGCGCAAGATCGGCCTATCGCGCAAACGAGTCGAATGGGCCGAAGAAGCGGAAGGCAGCGAAAACGGTCGCGAGCCCGAGCACGCCGCCGCATCCGCCCCCTCGACTCCGCCGGTGGAGCTTAAAGGCGGCGTGGGCGGCAAGAGCGGCCCGCTGATCGGCCCCGCCGAACCGCGCGAATAA